One Amaranthus tricolor cultivar Red isolate AtriRed21 chromosome 1, ASM2621246v1, whole genome shotgun sequence DNA window includes the following coding sequences:
- the LOC130797611 gene encoding uncharacterized protein LOC130797611 yields the protein MAQQEVDSKVGDLTSKNREAGLSVQDKQLPPVPVKKTPLRDLQNENNIVAQKGSSNPLILKEVVVTEVLKVSGVKRPSPDSPMSPHQQSSSNSGANSHLVYVRRKSEAETGKVSNNEASADNDNSSQPSQLGIQEDGLQSKSPQMLPSQNPACAMSVPSVKPSVPLYLENSDTKMSFEELKTQAVPSAITSPVEARDKEQNCEERYVQLQMYLKKLDQSSLEDHLQLLRSFSAAELSRHAVELEKRAIQLSLEQGKELQRVKALNVLGKKLAASIQQQTQQPI from the exons ATGGCTCAACAAGAAGTTGATTCCAAAGTTGGTGATTTGACGTCTAAAAATCGTGAAGCAGGCCTATCTGTTCAGGATAAACAACTCCCCCCTGTGCCCGTGAAGAAGACGCCACTTCGGGACcttcaaaatgaaaacaatattGTAGCTCAAAAAGGCTCTAGCAATCCTCTTATTCTAAAAGAAGTAGTTGTCACAGAAGTTCTGAAAGTTTCAGGTGTCAAACGACCTTCTCCCGACTCCCCTATGAGTCCTCATCAGCAATCTTCTAGTAATAGTGGTGCAAATAGTCATCTTGTGTATGTTCGTCGGAAGTCTGAAGCTGAAACTGGAAAAGTCAGTAACAATGAGGCTTCAGCTGACAATGACAATTCTTCCCAGCCAAGTCAGCTTGGCATTCAAGAAGACGGGCTTCAGTCAAAGTCACCCCAGATGCTACCTTCCCAAAATCCTGCCTGTGCTATGAGTGTTCCTTCGGTGAAACCTTCCGTTCCCCTATATCTTGAAAATTCCGATACCAAAATGTCTTTTGAAGAACTGAAGACACAGGCAGTTCCATCTGCTATCACTTCGCCAGTTGAAGCAAGAGACAAAGAGCAAAATTGTGAGGAGAGATATGTTCAACTGCAGATGTACCTGAAGAAGTTAGACCAATCTAGCCTAGAGGATCATCTTCAAT TGCTTCGCTCCTTTTCAGCTGCTGAACTTAGCAGACATGCTGTTGAACTGGAAAAACGAGCAATTCAGCTTTCTCTGGAACAAG GGAAAGAGCTACAGCGCGTCAAAGCTCTGAATGTGCTCGGCAAAAAACTGGCAGCTTCaattcaacaacaaacacaGCAGCCGATTTAA